A single window of Vigna unguiculata cultivar IT97K-499-35 chromosome 1, ASM411807v1, whole genome shotgun sequence DNA harbors:
- the LOC114190681 gene encoding sporozoite surface protein 2-like, with protein MDYAKFKLGRALLDDLYGSGRLDDHKRLGGPKDMNGLGGPDKPNELIGPNNSKNLSEPDEPNGAGGPEDPNGPSGLKDPNRPSGPNDPNGSSELEESNGLPKDPNGTGKPKDPNGPDDPNGPVDSDGADDLDGPNDPDGPDNLDGPNDPDGSNDLHGPYDPNEHDDTNRWHDDTNGHDDTNDRVDPYDPDGLDVLDGAYDPIGPDDPNGLDDPDMIDDLDGPDNSNGPDDVDVPDDPDEPHDSNVSDYLIGLDCLDGSVRVVWPIRVVRPVHIVEPSNT; from the exons ATGGACTATGCTAAATTCAAACTAGGACgggccttgctcgacgacctataTGGATCGGGCAGGCTCGacgaccataagaggttgggcgggcctaaagatatgaacgggctAGGCGGGCCCGACAAACCGAACGAGTTGATCGGGCCcaacaattcaaaaaatttgagtGAGCCCGATGAACCGAATGGTGCAGGTGGGCCCGAAgatccgaacgggccaagcgggctCAAAGACCCGAACAGGCCAagcgggcccaatgacccgaatGGCTCAAGCGAGCTCGAAGAATCGAACGG GCtgcccaaagacccgaacgggaCAGGAaagcccaaagacccgaacgggcccgacgacccgaacgggcccgtaGACTCAGATGGGGCGGACGACttggacgggcccaacgacccggacgggcctgacAACCTAGACGGGCCTAACGACCCGGACGGGTCTAacgacctacacgggccttacgacccgaATGAGCACGACGACACGAACAG ATGGCATGACGACACGAACGGGCACGACGACACGAACGACCGCGTCGACCCGTACGACCCAGATGGGCTCGACGTCCTTGACGGGGCCTACGACCCGATCGGACCCGATGACCCAAATGGGCTTGACGACCCGGACATGATCGACGACTTGGATGGGCCCGACAACTCGAACGGGCCTGACGATGTTGACGtacctgacgacccagacgagcccCACGACTCGAACGTGTCTGACTACCTGATTGGGCTTGACTGTTTGGACgggtccgtccgggtcgtctggcccattcgggtcgtccgACCCGTTCACATCGTCGAGCCT agtaacacataa
- the LOC114194745 gene encoding homeobox-leucine zipper protein HOX11-like has product MELALSLGHTNNPSMGFSMALPHETRASSDPPLQLHHLLPSTPVLPSPRLPIPWLSHALGMEEIPVRVLDDTDDGAAVSSPNNSAVSSYFCRNSRKFCEGDSEEDENGSTRKKLRLSKTQSAFLEDSFKEHTTLNPKQKLVLAKELNLRPRQVEVWFQNRRARTKLKQTEVDCEYLKRCCENLSEENKRLQKELQELRALKTCEPFFMQLPATTLTMCPSCERVATTTSTSAAAASATNNRSVSLNKPRILSGPHAAGPPGPSECFF; this is encoded by the exons ATGGAGTTGGCTTTGAGCTTAGGCCACACAAACAATCCTTCAATGGGGTTTTCCATGGCACTGCCACACGAAACAAGAGCTTCCTCAGATCCACCCCTTCAGCTCCACCACCTTCTTCCTTCAACACCAGTTCTTCCTTCTCCACGCCTTCCCATTCCATGGCTCTCCCATGCAT TAGGCATGGAAGAGATTCCGGTGAGGGTGCTTGATGACACCGACGACGGTGCTGCAGTTTCATCCCCCAACAACAGTGCAGTGTCGTCATATTTTTGCAGAAACAGTAGAAAGTTCTGTGAGGGTGATAGCGAAGAAGACGAAAATGGGTCAACGAGGAAGAAACTCAGACTCTCCAAAACACAATCAGCTTTTCTGGAAGACAGCTTCAAAGAACACACCACTCTCAATCCC AAACAAAAACTTGTTCTTGCGAAAGAGTTAAATCTGCGTCCGCGTCAAGTAGAGGTTTGGTTTCAGAACAGAAGGGCAAG AACAAAGTTGAAGCAGACCGAGGTGGACTGTGAGTACTTGAAGAGGTGCTGTGAGAATCTGTCAGAAGAGAATAAGAGATTACAGAAGGAACTGCAAGAACTGAGGGCTTTGAAAACTTGTGAACCGTTTTTCATGCAGCTTCCGGCTACCACCCTCACCATGTGTCCCTCCTGTGAACGCGTtgccaccaccacctccacctccGCCGCCGCCGCTTCCGCCACCAACAATCGTAGTGTTTCTCTGAACAAGCCCAGAATATTGTCAGGCCCACACGCAGCAGGCCCACCTGGCCCATCAGAGTGCTTCTTCTGA